A single window of Gemmatimonadaceae bacterium DNA harbors:
- the miaA gene encoding tRNA (adenosine(37)-N6)-dimethylallyltransferase MiaA, which translates to MEENRRRVICGPTAAGKSAIALWLAERFGASIISADARQIYRGFDIGTATPSPDERRRVPHYGIDILDPTARYSAAAWAADAEGWFADVARTGREPLIVGGTGFYLRALFGPLFHEPPLDAERRRALAGVLAPMPIDALRRWGAVLDPARAHLGRTQLLRAIEVALLTGRRVSTLHREAARPPRWSARYLLVDPGAVLAARIETRVDAMLHAGWLDEARRLAASVPRGAPAWNAAGYNVIRAVAEGQLSPAEGRARVVVETRQYAKRQRTWFRHQLRGAPVTTLDPARPDWQAVIERWWQGDEEA; encoded by the coding sequence TTGGAAGAAAATAGGCGCCGCGTCATCTGCGGCCCCACGGCGGCGGGCAAGTCGGCGATCGCGCTCTGGCTCGCGGAACGGTTCGGGGCGTCGATCATCAGCGCCGACGCGCGCCAGATCTACCGCGGCTTCGATATCGGCACGGCCACGCCGTCGCCCGACGAACGTCGGCGCGTGCCGCACTACGGCATCGACATCCTCGATCCCACGGCGCGCTACTCCGCCGCCGCCTGGGCCGCCGACGCCGAAGGCTGGTTCGCCGATGTGGCGCGGACGGGGCGCGAGCCGCTCATCGTGGGCGGCACCGGATTCTATCTGCGGGCGCTGTTCGGCCCGCTGTTCCACGAGCCGCCGCTGGACGCCGAACGCCGCCGCGCCCTTGCCGGCGTGCTGGCGCCGATGCCGATCGATGCCCTGCGCCGCTGGGGCGCCGTGCTCGACCCGGCGCGCGCGCACCTCGGCCGCACGCAGCTCCTGCGCGCCATCGAGGTGGCCCTCCTCACCGGCCGCCGCGTGAGCACGCTGCATCGCGAGGCGGCGCGCCCGCCGCGGTGGAGCGCGCGTTATCTTCTCGTGGATCCGGGCGCCGTGCTCGCGGCGCGGATCGAGACGCGGGTGGACGCCATGCTGCACGCGGGATGGCTGGACGAGGCGCGCCGGCTCGCGGCCAGCGTGCCTCGGGGCGCGCCGGCGTGGAACGCGGCGGGGTACAACGTGATTCGTGCCGTGGCGGAAGGCCAACTGTCGCCCGCCGAAGGACGGGCGCGGGTGGTCGTGGAGACGCGGCAATATGCCAAGCGGCAGCGCACCTGGTTCCGGCATCAATTGCGCGGCGCTCCGGTGACGACCCTCGATCCCGCACGGCCGGACTGGCAGGCGGTCATCGAACGGTGGTGGCAAGGCGACGAGGAGGCATGA